A window of Panicum virgatum strain AP13 chromosome 8K, P.virgatum_v5, whole genome shotgun sequence contains these coding sequences:
- the LOC120644298 gene encoding uncharacterized protein LOC120644298 isoform X2: MNGSNLLQNLSACESSVPGKPHGSFVNISSCTDAFENHRPYVRKLGRCCSMFQPTLVLGQAGEPSSDTARAAAMQGRQRGRIAVGWSQLARAWRGNMLLVVLELQHDLKLKYSDEGRPTLRI, from the exons ATGAATGGAAGCAACCTCCTTCAGAACCTCTCAG CTTGTGAATCGTCTGTCCCAGGAAAACCTCATGGCTCATTTGTCAACATTTCTTCCTGCACGGATGCTTTTGAAAACCACAGACCATATGTCCGCAAG CTTGGACGCTGCTGCAGCATGTTCCAGCCGACACTGGTGCTTGGGCAGGCAGGAGAGCCCAGCTCGGACACAGCACGGGCGGCAGCTATGCAGGGAAGGCAACGGGGGCGCATCGCGGTGGGTTGGTCCCAGCTGGCCAGAGCGTGGCGTGGCAACATGCTTCTGGTTGTGCTCGAGCTGCAgc ACGACCTCAAGCTCAAGTACAGCGACGAGGGCCGGCCAACACTCCGGATTTGA
- the LOC120644298 gene encoding uncharacterized protein LOC120644298 isoform X1, whose protein sequence is MNGSNLLQNLSACESSVPGKPHGSFVNISSCTDAFENHRPYVRKLGRCCSMFQPTLVLGQAGEPSSDTARAAAMQGRQRGRIAVGWSQLARAWRGNMLLVVLELQHDLKLKYSDEGRPTLRI, encoded by the exons ATGAATGGAAGCAACCTCCTTCAGAACCTCTCAG CTTGTGAATCGTCTGTCCCAGGAAAACCTCATGGCTCATTTGTCAACATTTCTTCCTGCACGGATGCTTTTGAAAACCACAGACCATATGTCCGCAAG CTTGGACGCTGCTGCAGCATGTTCCAGCCGACACTGGTGCTTGGGCAGGCAGGAGAGCCCAGCTCGGACACAGCACGGGCGGCAGCTATGCAGGGAAGGCAACGGGGGCGCATCGCGGTGGGTTGGTCCCAGCTGGCCAGAGCGTGGCGTGGCAACATGCTTCTGGTTGTGCTCGA gcTGCAGCACGACCTCAAGCTCAAGTACAGCGACGAGGGCCGGCCAACACTCCGGATTTGA